From a region of the Coffea arabica cultivar ET-39 chromosome 3e, Coffea Arabica ET-39 HiFi, whole genome shotgun sequence genome:
- the LOC113737776 gene encoding major strawberry allergen Fra a 1.06-like isoform X2: MARLFKAAILDDTLLPKILPQAIKSVEILEGDGGAGKIKLSKFGEANKFKSAKHRVDELDKENFVYSYSVIESDALKDGIEKFTNEVKFEASPNGGSICKTNSSIYTKGDVQITEEEIK; encoded by the exons ATGG CTAGGTTGTTTAAGGCCGCCATCCTTGATGACACCCTTCTTCCCAAAATCCTGCCACAGGCCATCAAGAGTGTCGAAATCCTTGAAGGAGATGGTGGAGCTGGAAAAATTAAGTTGAGCAAATTTGGTGAAG CTAACAAATTCAAGAGTGCCAAACACAGAGTTGATGAACTTGACAAAGAAAACTTCGTTTACAGCTATAGCGTAATTGAGAGTGATGCATTGAAAGATGGAATTGAGAAATTCACCAATGAGGTCAAATTTGAAGCCTCCCCTAATGGAGGGTCAATTTGCAAAACTAACAGCAGTATCTACACCAAGGGTGATGTCCAGATCACTGAGGAAGAAATTAAGTGA
- the LOC113737776 gene encoding major strawberry allergen Fra a 1.06-like isoform X1, with amino-acid sequence MAPITYSSEMTSPIPPARLFKAAILDDTLLPKILPQAIKSVEILEGDGGAGKIKLSKFGEANKFKSAKHRVDELDKENFVYSYSVIESDALKDGIEKFTNEVKFEASPNGGSICKTNSSIYTKGDVQITEEEIK; translated from the exons ATGGCCCCTATCACTTATAGCTCTGAGATGACCTCCCCAATCCCTCCAGCTAGGTTGTTTAAGGCCGCCATCCTTGATGACACCCTTCTTCCCAAAATCCTGCCACAGGCCATCAAGAGTGTCGAAATCCTTGAAGGAGATGGTGGAGCTGGAAAAATTAAGTTGAGCAAATTTGGTGAAG CTAACAAATTCAAGAGTGCCAAACACAGAGTTGATGAACTTGACAAAGAAAACTTCGTTTACAGCTATAGCGTAATTGAGAGTGATGCATTGAAAGATGGAATTGAGAAATTCACCAATGAGGTCAAATTTGAAGCCTCCCCTAATGGAGGGTCAATTTGCAAAACTAACAGCAGTATCTACACCAAGGGTGATGTCCAGATCACTGAGGAAGAAATTAAGTGA
- the LOC113740792 gene encoding replication protein A 70 kDa DNA-binding subunit B-like isoform X2: MESNLVNFTELQPLMDNWTAIVQVIEKQKVQVSRNGKRYQKLVFVDSQGQTAQALIYAGDIMFFRKYFEPYRRYYVSNARIQNVLPRYSTYPNECSWTIDNSTLVQEIDEVDPPLIPNVFNFADYDSVYQHIDTTDEIDLIGIAIHVHPKAIRGGTPTRDIILTDHMSHPMVLTLWGEHESEEGQDIADMIHTQPVVAALRVRVTSYHAMHLSTKFSSSILINPPIQQANDLRNWCSHNQEEITRFIAERTYGDRLKLLPVPDDDRVITISDLTAVVEARPYWIRGIPKLLDRSQKLWYHSCPHCYKYIRARPDCEITCTSCYQRIRLTPRCRLTVQISDMSGAITLDLSGDDAEQLLPFCISDIQKQEQQGNVQYATIADFIKQKNLVCLVKKSNTIHSSRSSEKYNAIVAHINNATAEENYVISKYITNYKATASTWAAAQEEHSKKNVTDMAENMAIEKVDSIMEGETQSKGVDQLSPSNTEDKKKKAAVAAAPMKLRVNPTKKHRT; the protein is encoded by the exons ATGGAAAGCAACCTGGTAAACTTCACAGAACTCCAACCTCTCATGGACAACTGGACTGCCATTGTTCAAGTGATTGAAAAGCAAAAGGTTCAGGTTTCAAGAAATGGAAAACGCTACCAAAAGTTGGTGTTTGTTGATAGTCAG GGTCAAACTGCTCAAGCTCTAATTTATGCTGGAGATATAATGTTCTTCAGGAAGTACTTTGAACCATATCGAAGATATTATGTATCGAATGCTAGGATTCAAAATGTGTTGCCAAGGTACAGTACGTACCCAAATGAGTGCTCATGGACCATTGACAACTCCACGCTTGTCCAAGAAATCGATGAAGTGGACCCCCCTCTGATACCTAATGTGTTTAACTTTGCTGACTACGATTCAGTTTATCAGCACATTGACACAACTGATGAAATAG ATCTTATTGGAATAGCAATTCACGTGCACCCGAAAGCAATCAGAGGTGGAACACCAACTAGGGATATCATTCTTACAGATCATATGTCGCACCCAATGGTACTGACCCTTTGGGGAGAGCATGAATCAGAAGAGGGACAAGACATAGCTGATATGATCCACACCCAACCTGTGGTTGCAGCGCTTCGAGTCCGAGTGACATCTTACCATG CCATGCATCTATCCACCAAATTCTCCAGCAGCATACTAATCAATCCTCCAATTCAGCAAGCCAATGACCTGCGTAACTG gtGCAGTCACAATCAAGAGGAAATCACGCGTTTCATTGCTGAGCGGACTTATGGTGATCGTCTCAAACTCCTACCTGTACCAGATGATGACAGAGTTATAACTATCAGCGATCTCACAGCTGTGGTTGAG GCAAGGCCCTATTGGATTAGAGGCATACCAAAACTTCTAGATAGAAGTCAAAAGCTATGGTACCATTCATGCCCCCACTGCTACAAATACATCAGAGCAAGGCCAGATTGCGAGATCACCTGCACTTCATGCTACCAGCGCATCCGTCTCACTCCACG CTGCAGACTAACAGTGCAAATTAGTGATATGAGTGGTGCTATAACTCTTGACCTGAGTGGTGATGATGCTGAACAACTCCTCCCATTCTGCATAAGTGACATCCAAAAGCAAGAGCAGCAG GGAAATGTCCAGTACGCCACTATAGCAGATTTCATCAAGCAGAAAAACTTAGTTTGCTTGGTCAAGAAATCAAATACAATCCACAGTTCCAGGAGCTCAGAAAAGTACAATGCCATAGTTGCCCATATCAACAATGCTACTGCAGAAGAAAACTATGTCATCAGCAAATATATCACCAACTACAAAGCTACAGCATCCACTTGGGCAGCAGCACAAGAAGAACATTCCAAAAAGAATGTTACCGACATGGCTGAAAATATGGCAATAGAAAAAGTTGATAGCATAATGGAAGGAGAAACACAAAGCAAAGGAGTGGATCAACTCAGTCCTTCTAACACAGAAGATAAGAAGAAAAAGGCAGCAGTTGCAGCAGCCCCAATGAAACTCAGAGTCAACCCCACTAAGAAACACCGCACCTAA
- the LOC113740792 gene encoding replication protein A 70 kDa DNA-binding subunit B-like isoform X1, translating into MFGRRYGISLELRLKLFSSRSSFIGFFLKKLSAALFKRQKMESNLVNFTELQPLMDNWTAIVQVIEKQKVQVSRNGKRYQKLVFVDSQGQTAQALIYAGDIMFFRKYFEPYRRYYVSNARIQNVLPRYSTYPNECSWTIDNSTLVQEIDEVDPPLIPNVFNFADYDSVYQHIDTTDEIDLIGIAIHVHPKAIRGGTPTRDIILTDHMSHPMVLTLWGEHESEEGQDIADMIHTQPVVAALRVRVTSYHAMHLSTKFSSSILINPPIQQANDLRNWCSHNQEEITRFIAERTYGDRLKLLPVPDDDRVITISDLTAVVEARPYWIRGIPKLLDRSQKLWYHSCPHCYKYIRARPDCEITCTSCYQRIRLTPRCRLTVQISDMSGAITLDLSGDDAEQLLPFCISDIQKQEQQGNVQYATIADFIKQKNLVCLVKKSNTIHSSRSSEKYNAIVAHINNATAEENYVISKYITNYKATASTWAAAQEEHSKKNVTDMAENMAIEKVDSIMEGETQSKGVDQLSPSNTEDKKKKAAVAAAPMKLRVNPTKKHRT; encoded by the exons TTGTCTGCAGCACTCTTCAAACGTCAAAAAATGGAAAGCAACCTGGTAAACTTCACAGAACTCCAACCTCTCATGGACAACTGGACTGCCATTGTTCAAGTGATTGAAAAGCAAAAGGTTCAGGTTTCAAGAAATGGAAAACGCTACCAAAAGTTGGTGTTTGTTGATAGTCAG GGTCAAACTGCTCAAGCTCTAATTTATGCTGGAGATATAATGTTCTTCAGGAAGTACTTTGAACCATATCGAAGATATTATGTATCGAATGCTAGGATTCAAAATGTGTTGCCAAGGTACAGTACGTACCCAAATGAGTGCTCATGGACCATTGACAACTCCACGCTTGTCCAAGAAATCGATGAAGTGGACCCCCCTCTGATACCTAATGTGTTTAACTTTGCTGACTACGATTCAGTTTATCAGCACATTGACACAACTGATGAAATAG ATCTTATTGGAATAGCAATTCACGTGCACCCGAAAGCAATCAGAGGTGGAACACCAACTAGGGATATCATTCTTACAGATCATATGTCGCACCCAATGGTACTGACCCTTTGGGGAGAGCATGAATCAGAAGAGGGACAAGACATAGCTGATATGATCCACACCCAACCTGTGGTTGCAGCGCTTCGAGTCCGAGTGACATCTTACCATG CCATGCATCTATCCACCAAATTCTCCAGCAGCATACTAATCAATCCTCCAATTCAGCAAGCCAATGACCTGCGTAACTG gtGCAGTCACAATCAAGAGGAAATCACGCGTTTCATTGCTGAGCGGACTTATGGTGATCGTCTCAAACTCCTACCTGTACCAGATGATGACAGAGTTATAACTATCAGCGATCTCACAGCTGTGGTTGAG GCAAGGCCCTATTGGATTAGAGGCATACCAAAACTTCTAGATAGAAGTCAAAAGCTATGGTACCATTCATGCCCCCACTGCTACAAATACATCAGAGCAAGGCCAGATTGCGAGATCACCTGCACTTCATGCTACCAGCGCATCCGTCTCACTCCACG CTGCAGACTAACAGTGCAAATTAGTGATATGAGTGGTGCTATAACTCTTGACCTGAGTGGTGATGATGCTGAACAACTCCTCCCATTCTGCATAAGTGACATCCAAAAGCAAGAGCAGCAG GGAAATGTCCAGTACGCCACTATAGCAGATTTCATCAAGCAGAAAAACTTAGTTTGCTTGGTCAAGAAATCAAATACAATCCACAGTTCCAGGAGCTCAGAAAAGTACAATGCCATAGTTGCCCATATCAACAATGCTACTGCAGAAGAAAACTATGTCATCAGCAAATATATCACCAACTACAAAGCTACAGCATCCACTTGGGCAGCAGCACAAGAAGAACATTCCAAAAAGAATGTTACCGACATGGCTGAAAATATGGCAATAGAAAAAGTTGATAGCATAATGGAAGGAGAAACACAAAGCAAAGGAGTGGATCAACTCAGTCCTTCTAACACAGAAGATAAGAAGAAAAAGGCAGCAGTTGCAGCAGCCCCAATGAAACTCAGAGTCAACCCCACTAAGAAACACCGCACCTAA